The sequence ATGTTTGGATAAATCCTTTGATCCAACGAGATCGTTGATTTATCCAACTTATAATATTTATAGGTGATTCCTCTAAAGTATAAGAATCAATCATATGAACTTTATAACCAAATGAATATAATCTAATTCCTAAATCAGCATCCTCAGTAACATTATAAGCGTCCCATAAACCTACTTGTTGTAAGGCGTCAACCTTAAAATGATTGCTAGTTCCCCCAAGAGTTACCGGTAAGTTCATCAAACTTAAAGCTTTCAGAAGATATTTAAACCACAAACAATATTCTATACTAAAAAGCTTAGTTAGTAAATTCTCATTTTCGTTATAAAAATTAAGTTTAGCTTGCAAACACCCATATTCTTCCGGTAAGTCATCAAAGGCTACTACTGCTTTCAGGAGTTGATCGGGGTCAGGTCTATCTTCCGCATCATATATTACTACATATTTTCCTTTACAATATTGCATGGCATAATTAAGAGCTTTGGGCTTAGTTCTAGGTAGACTGAATGGCACTTTAATTAAATGTATATAACAAGGCAATTCATATAGAATTCTTTCCTTGTTCATCAAATAATCATCTGCTTCAACAATGATTTTGACATCTAATTTATGTTTAGGGTAATTAATATTAGTGATACAACTAATTATCGACTTTAGTTTGCCTGATTCTTTATATAACGGCAGTAAGATAGTATAAATAGGTAGGGAATCATTGGAGTATATATAACTATTTTTAAAAGCTATATTTGGCGTAATTACCACTTGGTTAAATAGTATAATTTTCAAAATATTTTGTGAAAAATAACAGATAATATTAATTGTATGAAAAAGATGTTTAAAATTAAGTAATATAGCAAAATATACCAAAAAAAATATGACAATTGACTTAGTGTAGCTGATATTTTTTGCTATCATGTATAATGAGATAAATTCAAGAAAATATTTAGATTTAATGATGTTCAAATGGCTGAAATTTCGTTCAAGTAGCTGATAAAACTCATTCTTTCTAATCAACTTAATTGGTACGTTATAATATATTGCTGATAACTTCCTTAAATAAGCTAGGTCATTTATAGCAAGTACCTGATTGCTTTCATCATTCTCATAAATGAAATAACCATTCTGAACATATTGATCAATTTTTGAGTAATCGTAAATCTTAACCTGAGTTTCTTGTGTACTTAATCGTGGCAATAGATTATAGTTATACAGAATATCTATAATTATCTCATTACTAACAATTCCTTCTCCGATTATCATATTAAGAAAATCATTCTCAGCAGTGGTCTCAGCTAATTTAAACTTAATATAGGATATTTGTAAATCAGTAATTAGCTGTTCTTTTACTAAGATATCTAATAACTTATCTAAAAATTCTATATTTAGGTTCTTTATATATCCAGCCATATTGAAAATATTACTCCTGATATTTTATAACGCTGCTTAATCAGGCTTTTATCGACAAAATATCCTATTTGTGTTGTTACACTATTCTTCTTTAGATTACCAAATTTAATCTTTTTTGCAATCGAAAGTTGCTTATATAAAGTTTTATTATAAATATTACCGTAATTTGTTCTATTGTAATATTTAGCAAAGCTTACTAACATGATACCATTTTGAAATTCAACGCCCTTAGATATTGAAAAGCTATAATGGCTTCTTTTGCCATATGGATTATTTAGGTCTTGTCCAAAGCTCAAAATACCTTCAGCAAATACTGAAGTTTCACCTAAAATTGTCTTAATTTTTTTGGATATTGCTGATAACAATAATAATTCATAAGAAAATAGCTGCTCGCAACCATCTTGAGCCATATATATTCTTGGCTGCACAGAGACTACCCGACTAACATCCTGAAAGAGCCTAATTTTATAAAATATACCAATTTCTTTATTGTCAGATAGGTAGTGCATATCATTACTTCCCTGAAATTTATTTTCTTTATAAAGCAATTGAATACCTAAATTTTGGTTGTTATTAACACCATATTCGATAGCAAAAATTCTCATTAATTGGTCTTGGTATGAAGATATTTCTCTTGAAGTGCGTTCTAAGGATTGAATTTGGTAAAATAACTTATTATACAGAGCGGATGAATTATTAACTAACTTGATACGTTCTTTTAAATCTGCTAATTTACACTGAATTTGTATAAAAAGATCAGCTCTTATTTGCTTAATATTCTCAGAATTTTTGTTACTATTAGCAATAGTAGCCATATATCTGTACTTACCTGCATCAATTAACCAAGCTGATCCATAAGCATTATTTACTATGGAAATTATACACAATAATATAAAGATGATAGTTGTTCTCACCTAAATAGCAACTAATAATTTAAATTTACTAGAATACAACCTATTATAAATTTAGTAAAATTAAATAAAGTTAATAAGCAGATATTTTAGTAGCTCACCTTATGCATAATCCACACGGCAATTTAAAAATTGCAGAAAAGTACAAGGCGCTATTGCTGTTAACAAAGCTTATTTAACTGATGAATTAATGGATTTTTTAGCGAAAATTAATAAGATTTTTGCCGGAATAGTATACCTATTTCAAAAAAATCTTATTAATTTTCGCTAAAAAATCCATTAATTCATCAATCAAATAAGCTTTGTTAACAGCAATTATCTTTTATCTAAATTTTCAAAAAAATAAAAATATTTATCTAAATAACAAAACAACGTTTTTGTTGAATAAGTTTATGGCATACTTCAAGTAGTTTACGCATGCATGCAACTATAGCAACCTTTTTAGGTTTAAAATTGTTAACAAGCCTATCATATAAAGCTTTCAAATATTGAAAACCATTTTTGACACCGTTTTTACCAGCCAATACCGCCATATATAAAGCATATCGTGGTATTTTTCTGCCACCTCTAATAAATCTTCGTCCTTGCTTATTACCACTATCACGGGCATAAGGAGCTATCCCTACAATTGCTGACAATTCATTACTACTATAATTTTTATTCCCTAATTCAGGTAAAAAACTAATTAGTTTTTTAGCTACGCATTTACCAATACCAGGCACACTCTCTAATATTTTTACCTTCTCTTTCAACTCTTCTGACTCATCTATTACTTCACTTAATTTTTTATCAAGCTCAGCTATTTCATTCTGTAAAAATTTAATGAGCTTTTCTATACTCTTTTTATCAATACCATCAATACTATGATGTAGCCTCTTCTTTTCATTGCTAAGCATTAATACTAAATCTTCTCGCCTTTGCTGATATCTCTTCAAAGTATCGGATTCAACTTGATATAAATAATTAGCTGAAAGCTGCATCTTATCGCCATAATATGCTAATTTAAATGCGTCCTTCTTATCAGTTTTACACAAATTCACCGATTTACTAATGAATTAAAGCTATATGTATTGACTTTATGTACCTGTTGTTTATTATTATACAATTTTTGGCAAATATCCGCTTCATAACCTCCAGTAGGTTCACATACTATTAGCTTAATTTCTTGTTCTTTTGTTAATTTTATCAGTTCTTCATGCCCTAACTTATCGTTGGAAAAACGATTATATATCGGTTTATTGTTAGACTCATATAAACATATATCTAACCATTTTTTACTTACATCTAGACCTATTATTTTACTCATGATATAATCTCCTTCATCTTATTGTGCAAGGCTGCTGTTTCCAGCACCTTCTGCAATTTGTTCAAAGCAAACTTTGTAAGAGGGTACTTATTCTGTTTACGACTATTTCAGTCCAGTGTCTATCAAGTCACCCTCTTACAATTACTTATATCATAATTTAAAGATATAAGTGTCTAGCAACAAATTGTAAATAAAACACTCAAATTTCCTATAATTTATTCAATCTACCACTGTAGTACTAGATGTATCATTAAAATTAAAACTCACTGTTTGCTTTGTCGTTGCTAAAGTAGCTCCGCTTCCAATGATAATATTCTTTCTTGACAAAATATTTGTGGGTAAAAGTAAGGCTAATAGATTGGAGATAAGGATATACTTCTTATCTCCAATCTATTAGGAATTAGCTTTAACATAAATTTGTTGATATATATCAAAACCAGCTGGATTTAGCTTATAATCAATTTCTGCTTGCTGCAAATGTTTCAGCGTTGTAATGCAATCATCTAATTTAAGCTTATTTACAGCTTTTTTAAAATTTGGCACATATTTGTAGAAAATTGGTGGAGATAGCGATTTTATAGCCATATCTATAGCAACACCAGTTTCTAATTTACTCAATACGGTGTATAAATTCAGATAATATCTGATTAATGCTCTGATAATTAGCACTTCATTAATATTTTGTTGTTTTAACTTATTGAATTCTTGTAAAAAGTTATCAGTATCCCTTGAGGAAAAATAAGCACATAAATTATCCCCATTTCCCATAAAATCATCACTAACTACCTGCCGCGCATTATCTAAGGTAATTTGCTCTTTATCAAATGTAAAATTTATTAATTTATCAATTTTACTAACTATTGTTTGGTGATCACCTTTTAGACAAGATATTAAATAGTCCATAGCATCTTGTCTTATAACCTTACCCACAATATTACATTTATGTAATATTATCTTAGTAACTTTTTGTTCATCATCATGATAACAAGCTAGAGACGCTAAATAAGTTTCAGTTTCAAAGAATTTACGTATGCTAGAAGCAGTTGATAATTCATCAGCAATAAACACTAAGAAATGTAATGAATCTTTACTAAGAGCCAATTTTAAAGATTTATCTATAGATTCACCAACTGACCTTACTAGAATCAATTGTTTCTGCATAAAGAAATTTTGGGTATTAACTAAAGTATCAAGCGCTTGAGATTTAACATCTGAATATTCTATAGAGGTTTTTAATAAATCAAATTTCTTCAACAAAGTCTTACAAACTTTATCTATATACCCCTTATCTGGCCCATAAAGTAACAGAGCTTTAATTTGCCTGTTATCTATCTTATCAAGTAGCTGAATAATTTGTGATAGGTAGAACTTCATTTTTAATGCTATTTTGTTTAAAATACAAAATTAATCTTTCCAGTATCTCAACCGCCCCTTGCTTTGCAAGTTCTTCCAATGCTTTCTCATTATCTATATAGCTATGATAAGGCGAAGAAGCTGTACTATAAGAGGTTATATGGCGAAATGTACCTGAAGTAACTGGTTGATTAGTTATAATATCAATTAACCTATATTGAATAGTTTGACTTACTGCTTCTCTTAACACATCAGAATTCTTCTGAATAATAAGCGGTAAACTTTTGTTGGTAAATTTTACCTTCAATAAATACTTTGTTGTTGATATTGTAGATTTTGGTAAAATACTAGATAAATAGTAACAAAATTCTGCACCTCCAATAGAGTCTATTGGCTCAATTTCAATAGCACTTAATTGGTTTAATTCCTGTGGACTGTAATTATTACTATACACAGGTCTTAAAGTACAAGAGGTACATAAAAATAAGCAGACAATTAATAATAAATTCAAGCCGCTATTTATCAACTATTAGCTCCTTCTTGTTTAGTTCCCT comes from Candidatus Tisiphia endosymbiont of Nemotelus nigrinus and encodes:
- a CDS encoding glycosyltransferase family 2 protein — its product is MAGYIKNLNIEFLDKLLDILVKEQLITDLQISYIKFKLAETTAENDFLNMIIGEGIVSNEIIIDILYNYNLLPRLSTQETQVKIYDYSKIDQYVQNGYFIYENDESNQVLAINDLAYLRKLSAIYYNVPIKLIRKNEFYQLLERNFSHLNIIKSKYFLEFISLYMIAKNISYTKSIVIFFLVYFAILLNFKHLFHTINIICYFSQNILKIILFNQVVITPNIAFKNSYIYSNDSLPIYTILLPLYKESGKLKSIISCITNINYPKHKLDVKIIVEADDYLMNKERILYELPCYIHLIKVPFSLPRTKPKALNYAMQYCKGKYVVIYDAEDRPDPDQLLKAVVAFDDLPEEYGCLQAKLNFYNENENLLTKLFSIEYCLWFKYLLKALSLMNLPVTLGGTSNHFKVDALQQVGLWDAYNVTEDADLGIRLYSFGYKVHMIDSYTLEESPINIISWINQRSRWIKGFIQTFLVFLAQKDKYKRFKFYQIITIFIFIGLSSYGFCCLPFLILTIKINRLPIIDYLWIVNSFFAFSYLYGSAFFILLSKKGKITNFRVLDITVLLVWPLYFLLHTIASYKAIWQIIFTPFKWDKTQHGISALDLE
- a CDS encoding transposase, encoding MNLCKTDKKDAFKLAYYGDKMQLSANYLYQVESDTLKRYQQRREDLVLMLSNEKKRLHHSIDGIDKKSIEKLIKFLQNEIAELDKKLSEVIDESEELKEKVKILESVPGIGKCVAKKLISFLPELGNKNYSSNELSAIVGIAPYARDSGNKQGRRFIRGGRKIPRYALYMAVLAGKNGVKNGFQYLKALYDRLVNNFKPKKVAIVACMRKLLEVCHKLIQQKRCFVI
- a CDS encoding IS110 family transposase — its product is MSKIIGLDVSKKWLDICLYESNNKPIYNRFSNDKLGHEELIKLTKEQEIKLIVCEPTGGYEADICQKLYNNKQQVHKVNTYSFNSLVNR
- the holA gene encoding DNA polymerase III subunit delta, whose product is MKFYLSQIIQLLDKIDNRQIKALLLYGPDKGYIDKVCKTLLKKFDLLKTSIEYSDVKSQALDTLVNTQNFFMQKQLILVRSVGESIDKSLKLALSKDSLHFLVFIADELSTASSIRKFFETETYLASLACYHDDEQKVTKIILHKCNIVGKVIRQDAMDYLISCLKGDHQTIVSKIDKLINFTFDKEQITLDNARQVVSDDFMGNGDNLCAYFSSRDTDNFLQEFNKLKQQNINEVLIIRALIRYYLNLYTVLSKLETGVAIDMAIKSLSPPIFYKYVPNFKKAVNKLKLDDCITTLKHLQQAEIDYKLNPAGFDIYQQIYVKANS